In Anabas testudineus chromosome 12, fAnaTes1.2, whole genome shotgun sequence, one genomic interval encodes:
- the foxa2 gene encoding forkhead box protein A2, whose amino-acid sequence MMLGAVKMEGHEHTDWSTYYGEPECYTSVGNMNTGLGMNSMNTYMSMSGMSTTANMTANSMNMSYVNTGMSPSMTGMSPGTGAMNGMGAGMTAMSAALSPSMSPMTAQPASMNALTSYTNMNAMSPIYGQSNINRSRDPKTYRRSYTHAKPPYSYISLITMAIQQAPSKMLTLAEIYQWIMDLFPFYRQNQQRWQNSIRHSLSFNDCFVKVPRSPDKPGKGSFWTLHPDSGNMFENGCYLRRQKRFKCDKKMTMKDGSRKSGDGGSSNSSSESCNGNESPHSNSSSGEHKRSLSDMKANQALSPEHAAASPVSQGQHLMSQHHSVLAHEAHLKPEHHYSFNHPFSINNLMSSEQQHHKMDLRTYEQVMHYSGYGSPMTGALSMGSMAGKAGLDSSSIPDTTYYQGVYSRPIMNSS is encoded by the exons ATGATGCTTGGAGCAGTTAAAATGGAAGGACACGAACACACCGATTGGAGCACCTACTACGGAGAGCCCGAG TGTTACACCTCTGTTGGCAACATGAACACGGGCCTGGGAATGAACTCGATGAATACCTACATGAGCATGTCCGGCATGAGCACCACCGCCAACATGACGGCCAACTCCATGAACATGTCGTACGTCAACACGGGCATGAGTCCCTCCATGACCGGCATGTCACCAGGCACCGGAGCCATGAACGGCATGGGCGCAGGCATGACGGCCATGAGCGCAGCCCTGAGCCCCAGTATGAGTCCCATGACCGCGCAGCCCGCGTCTATGAACGCGCTGACATCCTACACCAACATGAACGCCATGAGCCCCATTTACGGACAGTCTAACATCAACAGGTCCAGGGACCCTAAGACCTACCGCAGGAGCTACACGCACGCCAAACCTCCCTATTCCTACATTTCTCTCATCACTATGGCCATCCAGCAGGCTCCCAGTAAGATGCTGACACTGGCCGAGATCTACCAGTGGATAATGGACCTCTTCCCTTTTTATCGACAGAACCAGCAGCGCTGGCAGAACTCCATCCGCCACTCTTTGTCGTTCAATGACTGTTTCGTCAAAGTGCCCAGGTCGCCGGATAAACCCGGGAAAGGCTCCTTTTGGACTCTCCACCCAGACTCCGGGAACATGTTTGAGAACGGCTGCTACCTGAGGAGGCAGAAGCGCTTCAAGTGTGACAAGAAGATGACCATGAAGGACGGTAGTCGCAAATCGGGAGACGGCGGCTCGTccaacagcagctcagagagcTGCAACGGCAACGAGTCCCCGCACTCCAACTCCTCCTCCGGCGAGCACAAAAGGTCCTTGTCGGACATGAAGGCGAACCAGGCCCTGAGCCCGGAGCACGCCGCGGCTTCTCCGGTGTCACAGGGGCAGCACCTCATGTCTCAGCATCACTCGGTCCTTGCGCATGAGGCTCACCTGAAGCCGGAACACCACTACTCATTCAACCACCCGTTCTCCATCAATAACCTCATGtcctcagagcagcagcatcacaaaaTGGACCTAAGGACTTATGAGCAGGTGATGCATTACTCCGGCTATGGCTCCCCCATGACCGGGGCTCTTTCCATGGGCTCCATGGCGGGGAAAGCCGGCCTGGATTCTTCATCCATACCCGACACAACTTACTACCAAGGCGTCTATTCCAGGCCAATCATGAACTCCTCATAA